The window cttcgctcccagagggagtgagagacctgccgcccctctcccttggccgccccaagcacctgcttgttaagctggtgcctggagccggccctgtttgcacCATGGCTGGTGAAGTatgatggggaggaagggggaggggttcAGGAAAGACCCGCTTCAGTGGGGCACCAGGGCCGCAGGCCTgcaagctgggggtcaggaggctgccagacaagcACAGACCTCTCATCTTGCTAACGCCGGCCACTACGCAAGCTCAATACAGACCTCTTTCCTACAACTCTGCCTGCCAGTTCTCTTCAATGCTCGTGAAAGAGTTTGCAGGCTTTCCCCCCCATGAAGTTACGAAGAACATGGTCAGGGATGAACCTTTGGGTGTGCGTCTGGAGTTAGATTATTAGGTAACGCCGCTCTGGCTCGTTTGTCCATTGTACTGAGACGGGAAAGCACTCCACAACCTGTCCTCTGCAACTCTAGATGGTGCTATCCTGCTGGCTCGGCTCTCAGGTGCCCTGTCTTGCTTTCTCGGATTTCCTCTTCCTTGGTTGTGATGTGAGTCAGTTAAGCCTGAAGATTTAGGAAGAGGAGAAAGCAGACAGACAGCTGTCCTGAGCAGGTAGGTAGAGACCCCTCTCACCAGAGATTTGCTGTGCCATCTGGGTGGGGGGAGATACACAATTCACAGACGCTTAaagcctccagcccagagccagctgccTCTGTGAGTCCAGTGCAGCCAGAGGCCAGCTGGGCTTGTTATCATGCCAAGGCTGCAGTGAGGATCAGGGCCCGGGCAGCCTAAATCCTGTGATACTTCGCGCCCCAGCCTTGCGGTGATTCCAGCCCCGAGTCTGTGCCCACTTTCACATCTGCTCTTCAGCTTCGCTAGGATTTTAGGTGGTTGGTTCGTCCCCGGGCCGAAATCTCTCGAAGGCGCGTGCGTTTCCTTCTGCCCCCTTTGGGCTCGAATTTCTCCCAACGCCCTCGTCTGGTGGTGAAAACCATTTTACCGCCCCCCCCGGCCACACATACCACGCAACTCACCCTGAAATGCAGCTtcctctggggaggagggtggcaaCCCTGTAGCACAactgtgggaggaggagggagtttgggccaGGGGCCCCAGGAAAGTCCTGCCTCTTACCAGAAGTGCCCCAAGGAATTGTTAATTTCTCCTGCAGATGGGAGCTCAGCTTTTGAGGTCCTGACCAAATGTCGCCTGGGAGGGATGAGGGGACCTTCAAGGACTGACCGTGCTGGGATGCAAAGCTGCAGTTCGGACCCCTCGTTATTCCTTCCAGCCTAATGTAACTTGCCCTGAGGTTCCCCCCTAGCATCAGCGCTGGGCAGTGACCCACGCACCTAGCCAAGGGGCTGGTGTCCCAGCCACCGTCTGTGAAGGGGGCCCATTAGTGTCACTTCAGGGCCCCCGCTGGCCCAAGGAGTAAGGGACCAGGCTCAGTGCAGTGGGGTGGCTGAGATGACTTCTGgcgttcccttccagccctaggtTTCCAGGGTTCTCTCTTCCCCGGGGCAGTGCAGAGCGCTGAGCACCGGGGAGACCGGGCAGGGCCCAGGAAACCTTGCTAAGCTCCAGCCCACGTGGCATTGCCCAGTTGCCTCGACTTTGAGAAGACGTATTCCTCCAGCTCCAACGTCTCGCTCTTCCGTCCCCAGGAAAGAGACCCCAGATGGGGAAGAGCTGCAAGGTGGTGGTTTGCGGCCAAGCCTCAGTCGGAAAAACATCAATCTTGGAGCAGCTCCTCTATGGGAACCATGTGGTTGGTAAGTGTGGGAGTTGGGCGGGTGACCAGCAAGGGCGCGTCCTGCAGCCCCCATCATTCTTCATGGGCTTAATGCCAAACGGCTCTGTTGTGGCTTTTCGTAAAGACCAGCCCCCTGACCATAACAAACCAGTGCCTAGCCCAGCTGTTgacgagagaccctacaataataaaTTAGCACCAACCTCCCAGCATTCCAGAACAAACTCTAGTGGAACTGCCCAGCCCCTTGCAAATAAAATAGACTTGTGTAATAGACGTGATGGAGGCAGACAGGGTCGTGCAGTGACAGGCAGGTTTGGATGCCAGTGTCCCAGGTGGGGAGAGTACAGAGAAAAAAATCTGGGGAtgctgcctccagcagctcccttctACAGGCAGTTTGCCCCAGCAGTGCCGCTCCAAACACAGATGCGGGAGACCTGAACGAACAAGGAGCAGACTACGAGACAGGCCTGGGCAAGGAGCTGCTATTATGTGGTAGTACCTAGGGGCCCCAGGCAAGCTCGGGACACCCTTGTGCCaggctctgccccaaagagctcccagTCTGAACAGACCAGAcaaaggctgggaggggaaactgaggcacagggcaggggcGGGACTTGGCCACGGTCACGCCGCAGGTCAGTGGCAGCGCCCGCAATAGAACGCAGGCCTTCCGACTCCCAGCCCAGTGGACACTGCGAGGAGGCTCCTGCGTCACGGCAGAGCGCAGCCCAGCTCGCCACGTTACCCCACGCCCGCCTGCTTCCCCGCAGGTTCCGAAATGATAGAGACCCAGGAGGACATCTACGTGGGCTCGATCGAGACGGACCGCGGGGTGCGGGAGCAGGTGCGATTCTACGACACCCGGGGCCTGCGGGAGGGCGTGGAGCTCCCCAAGCACTGCTTCTCCGGCACGGACGGCTACGTGCTGGTGTACAGCACCGCCAGCAAAGACTCTTTGAAGAGGGTGGAGCTGCTCAAGAAGGAAATCGACAAGTGCAAGGATAAGAAGGAGGTGAGGCATCGCCACAGGCGCAGAGGAGGTTTTCCACAGGTACCGGAGCGCGGGGCGGGCTGGGAACGGGGGACGGAGCCTCCTCCCCTACAGCTCCCTAGTCCTGCCCAGCCGGGAGTGCGCTTCCTTCTGGTGGCTTGTCCATGTCCCGTAGGAAGTGAGTCgggggaccccctcccccccaccggctGCCCTCTTTCTCGGATACTCAGCACAGGGGCCGTGAGCAAACAGGCCATAGAGActgagctgggtggggggggggtattcCAGGGAGGGATGGAGCCAGTGTGCGTGTGGGGTGGCGGCCTCAGGGGAGGTGTTGCATTCTGCTCCTTGGATTTCCCCTTCTCAGCAGAGGCCGTTGGTCTCCAGCGCTGTCAGTCCAGCACCATGTTCAAGGTCGCTCTGCTTTTTCTCCTCTCCttgcccttcccttcccctcccccaggattTGTAAATCAGCCAGCAAGGGGCTGAGTTTGCAAGTGCTTGGCCGGTGCTTGCGCTCAGACCCCGATGTTTGTCGCTCTGCAAACCGGGGTTAGAAAGCCGGTGGGCTCAGGGAGGGACTGCTCCTTGCCACCTGCAGCCTTGCACGACCAGCCAGGCCTGCTTGAACAGAAGGGAGGAGACGCTGGCCGTCCGGTGGGGCTCTAGTGTCGGCTGGGGGTGACAGCGGAGGGGGGACACATGGGAGGGATCAGTGACCTGATCCCGTTTGGGAAATCCCAAATCCCCTTATCTCCTTCTCGGAAAGACCCAGGTAGCCTCTGCCCGAGCTCCGGCCACAGGGAACTGGGCAGGACCCTCTGGGGCCCATCAGCTCTGCTGCTCAGCTGGCCGCCTGGGCGGGGGCGAAGGCTGGGCCGGGAGCCCGAGCACAGCAGGGAATCTGGACGGAAGGCGCCAAAGGGGAAGAGACATCACCGGAGAGCCCGCCGTGCTGGGGGTGAAATCCGCAGGAGCCTTGTCCCGGGGCCTGGCCCAGGCTGCAAGGCCAGGCAGCCGGCCCTGAGCATGCTCCGTTTGCGTGTATTCGTGCAGGTCACCATTGTGGTTCTGGGCAACAAGAGCGACCTGCAGGAGCAGCGGCGCGTGGACCACGACGCGGCCCAGCACTGGGCCAAGGGCGAGAAGGTGAAGCTGTGGGAGGTGTCCGTGGCCGACCGCCGGACGCTGATCGAGCCTTTCACCTACCTGGCCAGCAAGATGACGCAGCCGCAGAGCAAGTCCGGCTTCCCGCTGAGCCGCAAGAACAAGGGCAGCGGCTCCATGGACGGCTGAAGGCctggcctcccctcccctgccacctcGCTCCCATGGCGCATCCACCCTCTCCTGAGCTCTGGGGCGTTGGCACGAAGCCTGCTGATGGGAGGGAGCtcctggagtgggtggggggctcGGCCCCTGGCCACACTAGGCAGCATGGCGAGGACCCGGTGCCAGGGATAGTCACTGGGGGCAGTGAAGACGCCTGGCCCATCCCTGCTGCCTGGAGGGGGAAGGCGGCCTTGGACGGCTGGTCCGAACTCAGGATTCGCCCAGACCGTGCCCCGGGAGCCCTGGCCTGGTCTCTGCTCCCAAACCACAGGCTAGACAAAACTCTCGGCAAACACACTCCTTGCCTTGGCAGGGGCCTGCGAAGGCCTCACCGGCCCAACCTCTATTTGGCCCATTGTAACCCTTGCCCTGAACCTGGACGGGAGCGTTCCCTCCACCCCAAGATTATGGCACTACCTAgcaccttcctcccccctccacctggGCCGCAGAATGCCCCGGCCTGTCTCCCCGCAGTTCCTCCCTGTAGGCCGGCGCTGGAGCAGGTGCCCAGCTGGAAGGTGGGCTCTGAGCTCCCAGTGAGGGGTGAAGGCATTTGTCCTCCAGGCCTCTCTGCCCACCGACAGGCACCTGCAAATCGccctctctctgcagctgggGAGGCGGATGGCTGCGTAGCTGCCTCCCTGAAGATCGTGAGGAGCAAGGACTGCCCTGGGTCCCTGCCGCCCCTTCACTGTCCCCTGCCGCCCCCCAGCTCTTTAACTGCCTGAGCACCAGGGAAATGCACCTGGCCCCTCTGCAGCTGCGGAATCGGGGCGCTCGGGTGAGGCCAGGCTGCGCAGAGCTCGGGTTTAGGTTCATTAAGCTCATTAGAGCCTCATCAGTGTCCAGCATGTCAGAGATGCCAGCAGAGATGCCACCTCTTCCCATGCTATGATCCCAGGCCGAAGGCCAGGCCAAGCCATGGTGTCGGGGTGGCGCCCGTGCCCCGATCCCGCTACAGGAGAGCCAAAGACCCCAGCATGTGGAGCTCACTGCAGAAGCCTGGGTGGGGGCCAGCCGGTTGCATCGCTCGTTAGGCAGGTGCCGCTCAGCTCAGCCTCATTGCTGACgagcagctggccccgggggGACGCGTTTCTGACCTgcagctctgggggaaggggtcgGGCTGCAGACGTGGCCTCAGCAGGCTGTTAAAATTGTCAGTTGGCCAAGAACCAAGGGTTAGTTTTAGATGGTCCCTGAGTTTCTCCTTGGCCAGGAATTTGGGACAGGCGGGAATGTGCTttggctgctgggggtggggtgggatgacTAGGGTCCCCTGGATTAGCCCACCCAGCAACAAGGCACGTTCTGGTGCTGGGAAGTGaggctggtgggttttttttaatgattgcATGTATGTAATCTCATGTCAGAGGCATGTAGAGCCGCTTCCTCCTGGTCAGCAATCGCCGTCAATAAACTCAGCTGCTTTCGGAGCGGGTGTGCTTCCCGGGAACACGGCGGGCTGGTGGCGTGGCACTAGACTGGGCCTAGCTCCGGCCGCCTGCGGTTGAGTAGCTCCTGCACCCTGTTACCAAGAACGTTTCGTTACTGGTCCAGCCTTCCATGGAAAACCACAGGAAAAGCCTGGGCCGTCCTGAGCCAGCCCACCCTTTGGCTGGGGACGGGGCTGGTTTTCCCCAGCCGCTGGCTACAGGCTGAACGGTCCTTTAGCGATCCGTCGTGGGGGATGCATTCCTATTTCTACCTCTGCTTCCCGGGGCTCCCGCCTCGCGGGCCCAAAGAAAGATGGCGCGAAAGTCCAGGCGCGTTTATACAGGTTCCTTTTATTTACTGAGTAACACAAGAAAGCAATGAGATTCgattatcaaaatattttcctttccccccctccaacAGTTATAGTACATCAAAAAATATACACTGAACAGTacagggggcggtggggggggggtactgGCCAAGTCCCTAGAGGCTGGTTATTTCGTTTGCTTTTTAGTTGTCAAAATCAACCATTGTTCACATCACGCCGAGGGTATTTATAGAGGGGCACATGTCAGCGCCGGGGCCTACGACCTATCACAGCCTATGCGAAGTCAGAGGCGGTAACTGCTTTGGCTAGCGCGGGGGGACCGGAGGCGAAGGAGACAGCAGGGTGTTCGGACGCCGCCCGGTGCAGGATGGCGTGACGGGAAGGAATGGCTTTCAAGTGTCCTAGTCTATCGGGACCCCACCGCTGGGCTGAGGGTAGGTTTGACTCTGGCTCTGGGGGGCTTCGTGACCCAGCTCAACCTGCAGTGCGACCGGAGTCTCTTCGGGCGGAGGGGGGGAACCATGGCTAAAGCTTTGTGCTTCCTGAATTCCTAAAACTACCACGGCACAAGCCCCTGGGAGGACGGAGctggagcaggatgggggggacagggagcgaACCCAACCAGAGGCAGATGGAGGAGAGGTTGCTGCGGGGCTGGACGGCTAAGCCCCAGGCTACCCGGGGGCTGATGGCATTAGGGACTGACTGGCATCGCACAGAGGTGTCCGAATCCCCCCCTTGCCCCATCTAAAGCTTTGTGAGGGGACGGTTTGCCCAGTGGCAGCTCCAActaccagcccctgccccccccccccccgatgggaCTTACGAAAGGAGCTCCTGTGATCTggggcgtgtggggggggggtctattcCCCACACTCCATTCCCTTGTGGACGCCTAGCGGAGGATTCGCCCACCCTGAGGCCGTAAGGGACGGAGCTGGTCCCCTCCAGCTGGCTGGCGCTGGGGTTATTGCAAAGCTCCGTAAACCCAAATCTTGGGCAAAAAAGAACCCCCAAGGTTTCACCTTCCGGTGCCCAGAAAAACTGACATCAaaatgtcccccctcccccagtgctcagGCCCAGGCCTGACTCTTTGGTTTACCCCCAGGCCGGCCTGCACCAGCTCCATGCACtcccaaggggggagggggagaacagtCTCCCTGGCATATCCCACGTGCTGAGAGCTTCCATGTCCCCCCGCAGCGCGCTCCTGTAATACACTGTccgagcagagggggctgtgctaTAGGGGATAACAACCCACTACTACTGCCAGCTCGAGTGGTAGGGAGTGCTGGCCTCAGTCACCCATTGGTGACcacacaaagggggagggggttgtgggacAGCACTATCAGGCCTTgcgctgggctccagctgagcggaGAGCTATAAGCAGCCCGTCTCTGTGGATCGGGGACATGTAACACACAGCCCCCAGGGACTGCCCCTGAGCGCTGGGGAAGTGACAATCTCGCAGCCCCCCGGTGTTTGGAAACCGTGTTCAGCCTCCAGTGGTTGTGGGGGCGGCAGGATCCTCCCTGTGCTGCCCAAACGCCTCCTGAAACACAGCTGATATGTTCAAGTGAAGACACCTGACAGGTGTGCTTGTGCGTGGGGATTGCTAGCTGCCCAGCTGGGAGGGCAGCCTCCGCTGGGGGCTCAGAGCCTGTGCCGTGGGGAGCAGCGGAGAGCTCACGGGACCAGGGGGCTCTCGGAAGCGTGTGCACGATGCACCGAGGTGCATGGTTCAGTTTCTGCTCCGAACAACGTTCCTTGCTGGACAGACAGAGCGGGCACCGCCGCAGGACGCAGCCAGGTTACCACGACGACGGGGCTCCTCCGTTCGGATTTGCATAGATTGGGATGGGTTGTCACTCCGGCACAAGGTCCATGTGGGTCGCAACCTTCCTGCATATTTCTGTGTACAGTGCGCGCTGGGGAGCCCGTAGCGCCTCGGTAACTGTTCGGACCAGGTCATCGCGCCGGCTTTTAACacagtgaaaaacaaaaccattGCCCCCTAATGCCTAGCGCGGGCCCTGGAGCCCCACGGTCTGCAAGCTGCACTCAGAGCATGGGAGGGACAACGCCACGTGCTTGTTAAACGAACCTGCTCTTTTATTCTGGGCTGTCAAGCTGAACTAACAGGGAATCCCCCCAGTTTCCTTGGAAGCTCCAAGTTTCAACGGGGCTGGGTGACTGGGTTTTGTCTGCTGGCCTGTTAACAGGAGGAATGATTTGCAGCTCTCCAAGGAAAGGCGCTACGCAAGGACAAAGTGCTTTATGAATCTTCACTCAGCCTCCCTGCGAGGTAGGGTCAGAGCTATCCCCTGCTtaatggggggaaactgaggcactaagaGGTGAAGCACCGTGGTGCAAGGGAGTgaatggcagagttgggaatagacgCCAAGGAGAAGGGCCGTTTTCTAACCAGTCGACTCCAGGCCTTAGCTgaactgggaatggaacccaggtgtcctgactccctaCGTCCTATTCTCCTGCCATAGGCTCACACCCTGTCCCAGGTCTGGGAGGAGAATCCTGttgtctaaccactagacccatggttttcaacctgtggtccacggcCCCCTGGGGATCCTCAGACTATATCTGATTTCCAAAGGGGCCCGCAaatgaagaaaggttgaaaaccactgctctagacaacACTCTGATCCCAGTTGCCTGGTCCTCCGCTGCACTTCCAGTGTTGGACGATAATGTGCTTTCTGAAGTGAGCAGGAAAGAGGTCTCTGCTGGCAAGGAGCCTCAGGGTTCGCTGTCTGTTCTATGGGAAGACGCTGCCCCCGTTTGCCGGTGTCTCCTCTGGATTTCCTGCTGCTGAAAGGGCCCAGACTAGAGGAGCTGGAGAGTAACGCTCTCCCTGCATCCTCAGCTCCAGGATGGGTCAGGCAGTCGGCAGGGCAATCTTCCACCACGCTGCTCTCTGCCCACGTGCCTCATGTCCCATGCAGGGCTTAGGCTACGGGTGGGAAACCGGGGGGGTGGATTTTGTGCTAGGGAGGTTTTTCCCACTGGAAACTGGCCTGAGATCCACCACGGACTCCTTCCAGCAGGACCTATGATCTGGGGGTCGCCACGAACCTGGGCTGGCTCTGAACCAGCCAGCCTGAGAAAAAGGCCTTTCCTTTCCAGCGAgtcagccaggccccttccctGGTTTGGTTTAAATTAATCACTGGGAAGGGGATGAATGAAAAACTCACTAGCCAAAGAGGGGCACCCGCTGGCCACAGGTATCAATGGGCCTGGGGGATCCCGACACTGTCCCTTTGACTGAATCCACTCAAAGTGGACATGGAGCTGTGTTTTCGGAGAGCGACTGAGTGAGTGGGCGGCAGAACCGACGGGCATTGGGTGTGGGTAACGGGGGGTACAGCCAGGCCTGGCAGAGCGGTCAGCTGGGGAATCTCCTAGCCCagtgggagggaaagaaaaaaccTCGGTCAACGGTTACAAAGGATCGTTTGCCCCATGGGAACAGAGCCTTGTCCTGCTGCACAGCTGGCCGGCTCTTCGCCGCGTCCGGGAGAGACGGAGCCTTGGCGGGCGCGGGCTCTAGTAGGGCGCGAAGACGATGGGGCCAGGCGTGGCGCGGACGTGGCCGGGCGGGGTTCGGAAGAGCGCTGGTCCAAGGAGCGGGGCCTGGAAGAGGGCTGTGGCGGTGGCTGGTCTGAGGGTGAGTGGGCCAGGCATGGCGCACATGGCTGCCGTGGTGAGGGGGCTCGGGAGGAAGCGGGTAGCCAAGGTTTTGGTGAGGTGCTTCTGCAAAGCCAGCTTGGACtgtagagggagagagagagacacacacacacacaaagcacatGAACCACCAGGCTGCAGGAGAGATCCTGGCACTGCCGGCTCTGCGGGGAGTGGagcagccagccctgggctcagggTTAGTCTGGTAACAGGCATGTGGGCGCAGAGCCTGGGATCAATAGAGTCACCCAGTTTCTATTTCATAGGAACTGACCCAGGGAATCAGACCAAGGACCCTTCTAGTCCAGAACTTGCAGCTTCAGAGGAATCCAGATAGGCTCCTGACCTCAATGATATCATGTGGacatgagttccacaggccagtCATTTGTTGTATGTCGGAGGGGGGCATATTACCAGGTCTCAGTTTTGAATCTTCTGGCTTTCaatgaagatatacctatctcatagagctggaagggaccccgaaaggtcatcgagtccagccccccactagcaggaccaagtattgattttgccccagatccctaagtggccccctcaaggactgaactcacaaccctgggtttagcaggccaatgctcaaaccactgagcgatccctcccccgtgctgagctatccctcacctgCAGGGAGGTTGACAGTTGCTAGCCAGAGGCCTTTCTCACAGATCTACTCTAGCTTCCCTTTGCAGTTCACGGCAAGGACCCTTGGGTGGGGCTGTCGGCCtgggctatacaggaggtcagactattaCACAAGACTAATTgttccctctggccttaaagCCCTATCAGTCTAGGTACTCTTTCCTTTAACACTGAGCTGGGAATCCATCGGGTCAAGGAGCCGCCAGTATCAGGTTTGTCCTTGAAAGGACTCGACATCTGGCCGCAGGAGACCTCCGAAAGCATTTTCATCCCGTCTCCCTGCACAGGCAGGATACAGCTGATCCGGGAGACAAAGAAACTCCGTAGAGCGCTTGGCACCCTCGGAAGATGCTGAGAATTCTTCCAGGACCTCAGTGACACTCCTGGTGCGCCGGAGTTCAAGTGTCCCCGTCTCTGTTTCCAGCCAGGGGTCGGCGAGCACTTGGAACGGCTCCTCTCCCCACTCAGGCCCCGTCTGCCCACCAAAGCAACCCTTCTAAAGCCATTTGTCAAGCCCTGATCGGGTGGCGGCTCCCAGGGCAGACAGGCCAGGACTGATCGTAAAGCAGCTAatcagctggggggcggggggaggagagggctcgAGAACGGCTCTGTAAGTCTCGGCCGTGTTAGCGGCACCCTTTTCTGTATACGGCCTCAGAGCACAGCACCAAAGAACCAGGGAGCCTGGGTCTGAACCTACCTGAGAAATGACCATCAAAGCATCCCCACCAGCCTTTCCACGGAGCAAACGCCAGCACATTCCCAGCCACCAGAAGCCCCACGCAGAAAATCCCAAGGCGGCCTCTGTTCAAGTCCCACAGCGGGAAATGATTCAGGGGAGCCCTGAACTGAAACCCTCCCCTGACCTGCCTCAGGATCAGGTCAGCTCCATTTCCCCTCCTGGGACAGGAAGCAGAAAACGAGGCCCAGCATTGCCGATCGTTACCGCTATGTCGCTGGGCCAGGACTAGCCGCTGCTGCGCTGCAGAGCAGACTCGCGTCTCTGCAAACAAACCCTGGAACCTGGCATGAGCTGAACAAaaacattgccaaccccaagcatttaaaaatcacgAGTCAGCCCCCCTAGAAACCCTGGGATTCAGGTAAAAATCGtcgtcttttaaaaataaaaaacacagagttcttctttccTTTGTGGTGTCAGAGACTGTAAGGGTCTCGCTTCCAAGCTTCCCTCCACATTCATGAAGGTTAGAAACTCCCTGTTTTgttcaatgaaagctgagatcctgacataatcacaggactcctggagctggggctttgaaAACGGAAACCACCACATCTTGTGGGCCTCGCGATAAAATCCCATGAGCTGACAAACAGTGTGAGCAACATTTCAGACAGGCACCGCAGCCGGAAGGCTTCTGGGAGACAGATACCTTTAGAATACTCACTGCGAGGACAGCGTTCTTCTGGAGCTTGTTGTATGGGCTGTATTTTGGCTTGGGTGGCTTCCCAGCAAGCCTGTCTCTGTGTCTCCTGCTGCTCACGTGCTGCAGATGGAAAACGCAGAGTCACACACAGGTATAACACGTTGACAGCAAACAAACCCACTGCGTGCGAAGTGACCCCGCAAAGCCATGCTCTCTGCCTGGGAATTCAGCTCGCTCTTGGTAATTACCAAGTGCAGCCTTTGCTTCAGCCTCTAGGGTTCAGGGATTTGCATGTATATATAATGATGGTCCTTGTTTGATCATCAGCAGGAAATGAACTCAAGACCTCTGGAGCGAAGAGCATCAGTCGCTACTGGTTGAGCTACACAATCAAGTCCCTTAGCTTGCAGCCAGTAGCAAATATACATGCAAATACTGTAAAGTTCTGTGCATGGTCTTCTAGTCACTAgtaggggcggctctatgtattttgccaccccaagcatggcagtgaggcagccttcggtggcgcacctgcaggaggtccgctgataatgcagattcggcggcatgcctgcgggaggtccgccggtcccgcacctTCGGTGTACCtgacgccgaattgccgccgaaaccgcgggactggcggacctcccgcaggcatgctgccaaaggcagcctgactgccgccctcacggcgaccggcaggcggCCCCCACAGCTTGCCGTCCCAgacacgcgcttggtgcgctggtgcctggagctgccctggTCACTAGAGGCAGAGACTGTTAGCATGGGGCGTTCGTGTTAGAACCCTGCTCCCAGGATGACCTTTCTCAATACCTTGGGCCCTGGTTTACTCACCCTGCAGTTTTTTCCTGAACAAGGTGCTACTGAACAGACATAAATTGACTTATCTGGAGCTGTGCCAGGCATCCATTTCAGTCCATCGTCTGATCCAGGCAATTATCCAGCTCCTAATCTCCAGCCACCCCGCCCCCCACGCCGGGTCAGCTGGCTCTGCAAACCTCATGAAAACAGCAAGTATTGTTCTCTTCCCCTGGAGGGGAGAAGCAATTGGCCCCAGGCAAAGGGATTTGTAACCCCCCCACTGCACTACAGAGCTGCACTTTGCAAGGTGCCATCTGCAGCAGGGTTTTCTGGAGGATCTGGGATTGCATGGATCATCCTGCCAAGCGACTCCCTAAGGAtgttttgggggggctgtggggcaggatcctccccaccccctggcacaCATGAAAACCTCACGTGCTTGGGTGCTGAGACTGCCCCGTGCCCCTGCCCGCCGAGGGGAGAGGCCGAGGAGAAAGGCACAGTGGGAGAGCTGAAGGCATCACCTGTTTGAGCTGGGTCTCCGAGTTGACGTAGATTTCGCACACGTGGCAATGG of the Malaclemys terrapin pileata isolate rMalTer1 chromosome 25, rMalTer1.hap1, whole genome shotgun sequence genome contains:
- the NKIRAS2 gene encoding NF-kappa-B inhibitor-interacting Ras-like protein 2, encoding MGKSCKVVVCGQASVGKTSILEQLLYGNHVVGSEMIETQEDIYVGSIETDRGVREQVRFYDTRGLREGVELPKHCFSGTDGYVLVYSTASKDSLKRVELLKKEIDKCKDKKEVTIVVLGNKSDLQEQRRVDHDAAQHWAKGEKVKLWEVSVADRRTLIEPFTYLASKMTQPQSKSGFPLSRKNKGSGSMDG